The genomic stretch agggagagaaacatcaatgtggggttgcctctctcgcacaccctcctcctggggacctgacctggccctcaacccaggcatgtgccctgactgggaatcgaactggtgaccctcgatttcacaggccagcactgagccacaccagccagtgttcCAGTGCTCTTTGTAGATCAGGAGTTAATCCTGAGGACCTCCAGTAATTTATGTAAAAAACATGTTAatcattcttcattttcagataagaaaatattCTGGTGAAGAAATATTAGGTACCTTACCCAACTTTATGCAAATGCACTCATTAGATGATCAGTCAAGACAGGGGTCTGCAATCCAAGACATCAAAATTTAAACCTTGAGGCTAATATTTACTAGctcttgtgaccttgggcaaatgatAATTCCTCATTTCCCTCATCTCCAATATGGGGATAGTGATCTTTCTAAACTTGTGGCACAGTTGTGAGGACTAAGATGCACACAaaacagcacagtgcctgacacacataGCTAGCACTAGGTATAATGAgctgctatcatcatcatcatcatcatcatcatcatcatcatcatttttattatttttaacaacccCCAGTGGAATTGTTATTGAGTTTAGCTTTCTGGGCCATATTAAGACTCCATGGTTCTGCTGCAAATGCAATTTAATTCTATTGTAAATATAAGAAGATGCACAACTGTGACCTGTAAGTCATAACCACCTGATTATCAGATTTGCAGATATAAGAAACACATGAAGTAAAGCCTCCCATACATAAACGGTTCTCCCCATTACCCCACAACTGACCTCACTCACTGCCTAAAGAAATTCTGTTTTCCcaggatcttttttaaaaagaaagaatggtttTTTATAGTCTTTTTTGATACTTAGAAATGCACAAACCGCATGTAGAGCTCATCGGTTTCAGAAGCTATCTTTCATTCAATGATTATTTCTAGGCACCAAACAAGGTGCCCCCAAAATACATGTCACTGTTTGAAAGAGCTGTGCATTCCTTTTTACCCTGAGGGAGATCCAGTGAACATGTACTGCCTCTCTGACTTACACAATCAGAAATGACTTTCTTCCAGTTTGTATCAGTGAAGTGGGCTACAATGTTTCTGGCCCCAGAgggaattttttaatatattaaatctATAGTTTCCTTTACTCTTTTTAAGTTAGTTCAaggtgatttaaataaaatatctatataaaatatttaatatctatgttaaataaaatatctatatatagtgacaatatatatatatcttttatttaaactACCTTCAATCACAATAGCCTCCCCACCTTATCCAAGGGAGATATGTCCacgacccccagtggatgcctagaactgtggatagtaccaaaccctaggTATACTATGTTTTCTTCCTATACATGCATACCTATGAAAAAGTTTAACacataaattaggcacagtaaaaaattaacaacaaactagtttttaaaaaaccaattatAACACTAtactgtaataaaattatatcaatgtgatttctcctctctcaaaataTTGTATGGCACTGTCCTCGCCTTTTCATGTAAAGGGAGCACTTTATGGTTTTTCTTTGACATTCGGAGTTGCCAGCATCGCCACTTTCGCTCTCTGGGGCCCAAGCACTTCAGTACCTTGACATTGACCTCAGAACCAAGGACTGTTTAGTGACTACCAAAGGAAGAGCATCTAAGATGGAGATGCTGGAGAAAGCGATGGGATTTCATCACAACTGCTCATAGCAGTGAACAACTTAAAATGTATGCATtgtttatttatggaattttCCCATTAGTATTTTTGGATTGCAGTTGACCCCAAGTAACTGAAAACATAGAGAGCAAACCCACATAGAAGGGGCTGAGGGGACAGCTGTATACACAGTTGTGTGTAGAGAGTAAATGGAGAATGTAAATTTAATGCCCATGAGGAATATTATAGCTGTagtatttaaacataaaagttgGCTTGAGTTCCCCGGGACTGAGCAAACTGGGAAACAGGCCTGTGCCTCCTGGGATAACGACCACCAGTGACAAAGCACCTGCCATTTCCCGGACAGTGTATAAAGtcacattttaatttcaaatgcattacaCACtactctttaaaatacatattatccCCCATTTGACATACAAGGAAGCTGAGTCTCACTCAGAAGTATTAAATTGCTAGAATTCATACAACCAGAAAGTGGTAGGACCAGAATCCAAAGCTAAGAGCTGTctaaatattaaatgcatttttctacctttcttgttagaaacaaacaaaaaaaacatttaataaccaTTTTTCTCACAGTAAATTACAAGCAAAATTTCTCCCATGAGGCATTATAAATGTAGGTGACTTTTATCCAGCTTTAGAAAGAGgtgggtagggagagagggagtgataAAGAGAGAGTAAGAATATGTTTTCTCCACAGCCAAGCCTTCATAAATAAGAACTGGATACCAAAAGAAAAGGCTACATGCTTTCAAGTTTCCATATGGAAAGAAAAGTTCCTCTGTTCACACATTATGACAGTGGGGTTGTGTTTGAACACGTGAACCACTCATCTTAGGCCATCTCCTACAAGTGAAACAGGGCCCTGCTGAGCCCCAGAAAACCAAACTAAAAAACACAGCCTCATTCAGCCTCAGCCATGTCTTAAGTGGCTGCCGAAGAAGATGCCAGTAGATTCCCCATAAGGGAACTGTGCCACCTTGTGAGAGGGAGAGGATCTGCAATTTCCTGAATGACAGCCAGTCCTCAGCTCACGCCAGGAAAGGAAGCTGGAACTCAGGGCCCTGGACTCCAGGGGAACCACGTACAGTGTATTTGGAAATGTAGGATGCGGAGGTAGGTCTGTATCCACTCCCGGGACCACCTGTAGAGAAATGACTAAAATGGGTCTTTATTGGAAAAAAACATGCATGAAAAGTCATAAACTTGAAGTCAGTGAACCTGTTTCTGCCACTAACTACCcaagtgaccttgagcaaatcatcTAACTCCTCTGGGCTTCATCTGCAAATGAGAGAGGTTGACCAGGTGATCTGCATGGACCTATGCAGCTCTAACGATGCGCTACCAAAGGAGAGAAATTGCCTTCTTTCTGATCTTCTAGCACACCTTCAGATTTCCAACCCCTTTTGCATACTACCACCAAAATTATCTTATGAAACACAGCTGTGTTCTCATCACATCTGCAATAGAGCCGTACAAAACCATCCACAAGTGGGCCATTTGCCTCTTgccatgttcattcattcattcattgtttttattcaagaaatattgttTATGTATCCTCtacaagggtgtcaaactcatttttgctgGAGGCCACAttagcctcgtggttgccttcaaagggctgaatgtaattttaggactgtataacagttaagcgagagcttggtgctgccaccaggtagaaacaaggttccgggccagataaaacaaggtggagggctgggttcggcccacgggccttgtgtttgccacctgtgccctactGTGTCCCCATGCCCACACTATCCCAGGCACATGGAAATATTCACTGTTCCCCTAACACAACAAGCTTCTTTGTGCCTCTGTTGCTTTTGCTCACACCGTTCACTTCCTAGGGATgcccttcccccattttcctctaGAGCAACTCATCTTCAGCTCAGTGCACAAGTCTCTTCTCTCAGAAAACTCCTGGTGAGGTATCATCCTCTGTACCTGCTTAGCATTCCGTACCTTGACTATAGTACTCAGCATATTGTTATGAAAttacacatgtacatatgtaaCAACATAATCCTTTtttaagattgcatttatttatttatttctagagagggggtagggaggcagaaagagagagggagaaacatcaatgtgtggttgcctctcccacaccccctactggagatctggcctgcaacccagccatgtgccctgattaggaattgaaccagtgaccctttggttcacaagctgacactcaatccactgagccacaccagccaaggcagataATATCCCGATACCCTCAGAGGTGTACTTTTATCCTCTGCAATTTCCTTCATCTCTATACTTCTCCCACCACTCAGACAAGGGCTTTCCCTATGAGATTCATGGAAAACTTATGAGCTGATAGCTATGAgagaaaatgcttcccagatTTCAAGAGCCTGAACATTTTAAGTACAAACATCAATGCTCATGCCATAAACAAAAGATTCTGAAGCAAAGAGATAAAGAGCTAGCCAGGCAAACTGTTccatcctctccttccccccacaaGGAGACTAGAAAAAATTCCCCACGCTGATACATAGGTGCCAGGCTCCTGCCACTTTCCCATCCTCATGCAAAGTAGCAGGTGGAAGGGAGAACGTGCACCCCCCTGCCTGGCTGGGATCCGGAAGACAGCAGCAGTGAGAGGTGCTCTGAACCAGTGGGACGGTAGCCCTAATGGAGAAAATGTGGCGTGCCATATCTGGGCAGGAGAGGTGTAAAGGAACCTCTGAATGTCATGGAGACCAGAATATGGAAGCTCCTGTGTCCCCAAGAAGCACTGGAGATGGATGACAGACAATCAGTGACCCAAAAGAAGTCAGAACAAGGAAAGTATAAAGTGATCAGCATGGTCCTGATGACCAGGGGCTCTGTGGATGGCCGTTGCCAATATTGTGGACCTTCCATATGCATTTCATACTTTGTATTTCTAGTTACCACCACAGTGGCCACTAAGTGTTCACTTTGTAAAACAATGTAGCTACGGAGATGGACCAATAAAGAGTACCAGGGAACATGGTACCATTTTGATTAACTCTCCATATAAACCCCAAAAActattaataatgaaataactctccaactcatagaaacagagtagattggtggttgccaggggtgggggataaGGGAAATGGAAGATGGGCAAAGGGTGCAAACTATTAGTTATAAAGGGAATGAGTTCTGGGGATTTAATGCACAGCAcatttgaaatttgctaagagactTCATCTTAAGTGTTTTACTACAGAAAAATATGCAATGCTGTGAGGGGATGCAGGCTTTACCTAACCTTAGTGTGGTGATGATTTCACAGTATATTTATGTGTCAAATCACCACATTGTGTGCTTCAAACATTCACCATGTCACTCATCAGTTACATCTCAATAAGCTGGAAAGAAACTAATGTCACCAagctcatacacacacaaaacaatagtACTAATGAAATAATTCTAACACTAGTGCTCTGATGagaaagtatgaaaaaaaatgacaggtaTATAGAGCTTAAAATTTGGGGGGGCTACAAGGTCTGTGAGTACAATCTGAGATGAACACAAAATGTTTTGTAATCATTAATACTTTATTATAATAGTACttgatatattaatttttctcctaaaattttaTAGAGTCAACATATCACAAAAACATGAATGATTTCATTGCAAACATAAATATCAGGCCAACCTCATCTAGATTTAgcaaatgcttaataaatgtatatattagatCCTCCTCCCtacccggccccccccccccgccccgcctcagCGTGGACAGCTCCTCCCACACAATTACGTTGTGGgtatattttctgtgtttctctccgCAGGGAACAGAGGCCCCTTGCACCAACAAAGCGCCCAGGGAGTGGCGCTGCATCGCAGCGACCCCAAGGTGGTCATCACAGTACATGAACGGTGTGCACCAAGGGCTCCTAGATTCTCCTGGATTCGTTTTCAGAGGTTGGGACATTGAAATAGCTCAGGACTATGTTAGGATTCGGAAAGCCCCCAGAAAGTTAATACACCTAATACAAAGCTTGGAGAATTCCGTGCAGACCTCATTAAGAGTCCCATGAAGTGGGGAGAATCAGGACGACACAGGACTTCTTGCAGAGCGCTGGGTGAGGCGTGGCACTGCTACAGCTTCTTCAGCTGAGTTGAGGTGCAGCTCTCAGGTCACGTGCATAGCGGATGATGGGGGCGACGCAGGTGCAGCCAACAGTCACCGTCACCTTCTCCAGCCGGAAGGAGTCAGAGCAGCCCTGGGGCTCCCTTCGGAGGACCAGGAACTCTTGCTGGATGGGGACGGAGTTCATGGAGCTGTCTTCCTTCCCCTCGGCATTGATGCAGCCCGAATGTCTGCACTGGGCCTCTGCAATCTCAGAGGGGAACCGGTGAGGGTCCCGGGTGATGCTGCAGGAAGAACAGGTAAAAGCCGGTGTTGAGACAGGGTGGGGAAGATGGGCAAAGGATGAGAGTTCTGCTGCACTGGGCAGTC from Phyllostomus discolor isolate MPI-MPIP mPhyDis1 chromosome 4, mPhyDis1.pri.v3, whole genome shotgun sequence encodes the following:
- the IL17F gene encoding interleukin-17F, whose amino-acid sequence is MTVLGNMAVVKCLLLLILELTLLREGAARKSVKAGDTALCPPLEGNSVRVDIRILRQNQVASISHDFQNRSSSPWDYNITRDPHRFPSEIAEAQCRHSGCINAEGKEDSSMNSVPIQQEFLVLRREPQGCSDSFRLEKVTVTVGCTCVAPIIRYARDLRAAPQLS